A section of the Humulus lupulus chromosome 2, drHumLupu1.1, whole genome shotgun sequence genome encodes:
- the LOC133818336 gene encoding long chain acyl-CoA synthetase 8 yields MGNSKGCFIEYFNSGDYSSLWKSHGAYGIVGAAVVGILIPVFISSFFIGKKKGKQRGVPVDVGGDSAYTVRNGRVTELVEVPWEGATTMAAMFEQSCKKNSHNQFLGTRKLIDKDIVTASDGRKFEKLHFGEYEWQTYGEAFDRACNFASGLIKLGHNVDTRAALFSETRADWLIAFQGCFRQNITVVTIYATLGEEALIHALNETSTSTLICDSKQLKKLAAISTSLKTIQNVIYFEEDGTSKETGYSESMSGWTVVSFSEVERLGKACPVPPSLPSKNEVAVVMYTSGSTGLPKGVMITHGNIVATAAAVITVIPELNSKDVYLAYLPLAHVFELAAESVMVATGCRIGYGSPLTLTDISNKIKKGTKGDASELKPTLMAAVPAILDRVRDGVLKKVEDTGGLAKTLFTFAYTRRLAAVEGSWFGAWGLEKMLWDLIIFKKIRSVLGGDIRFMLCGGAPLSADSQRFINICMGAPIGQGYGLTETFAGAAFSEADDTAVGRVGPPLPCCYIKLVSWEEGGYKTSDKPMPRGEIVVGGHSVTAGYFKNEEKTNEVYEVDERGIRWFYSGDIGRFHPDGCLEIIDRKKDIVKLQHGEYISLGKVESALMSSNYVESIMLHADPFHSYCVAIVVPARKSLEDWAQNAGIKYEDFSELCVKAEAVKEVQQSLAKVAKAAKLDKFELPAKIKLMPDPWTPESGLVTAALKIKREQLKAKFKDELKNLYA; encoded by the exons ATGGGGAACTCAAAGGGATGTTTTATTGAATATTTTAATTCTGGTGATTATTCATCACTTTGGAAAAGCCATGGAGCATATGGCATTGTCGGTGCTGCTGTTGTTGGTATACTTATACCTGTATTTATTTCCTCTTTCTTCATtggaaagaaaaagggaaaacaaAGAGGAGTTCCTGTAGATGTTGGTGGGGATTCCGCCTACACCGTACGCAATGGTCGTGTAACTGAATTGGTTGAAGTACCATGGGAAGGAGCCACAACCATGGCAGCTATGTTTGAGCAATCTTGTAAAAAGAATTCACACAATCAATTTCTTGGAACAAGGAAGCTTATCGACAAGGACATTGTTACAGCTAGTGATGGTAGGAAGTTTGAGAAGCTTCACTTCGGAGAATATGAATGGCAAACTTATGGTGAAGCATTTGATCGTGCTTGCAACTTTGCATCGGGTCTTATTAAATTAGGCCACAACGTGGATACTCGTGCTGCATTATTTTCTGAAACCAGGGCAGATTGGTTAATAGCATTCCAG GGATGCTTCCGACAGAATATTACTGTTGTTACTATTTATGCAACTCTAGGGGAGGAGGCGCTAATCCATGCACTTAATGAG ACTTCAACTTCGACCTTGATATGCGATTCAAAGCAGCTGAAGAAGCTGGCTGCTATAAGCACAAGCCTCAAAACGATTCAGAATGTTATTTATTTTGAAGAAGATGGAACTTCAAAAGAAACTGGATATTCTGAAAGCATGAGCGGCTGGACAGTTGTGTCCTTTTCTGAAGTTGAGAGACTTGGTAAAGCATGTCCCGTTCCGCCAAGCCTACCCTCTAAGAATGAAGTTGCTGTTGTTATGTACACAAGTGGCAGTACAGGTCTGCCAAAG GGTGTTATGATAACACATGGAAACATTGTAGCCACTGCTGCAGCAGTTATAACAGTCATTCCAGAACTAAATAGCAAAGATGTCTACTTGGCGTACTTGCCCCTGGCTCACGTTTTTGAATTGGCAGCTGAG TCTGTCATGGTGGCTACGGGATGTAGAATTGGTTATGGTTCTCCATTGACTTTAACAGACATATCAAACAAAATTAAGAAGGGAACCAAGGGAGATGCTTCTGAATTAAAGCCAACTCTCATGGCAGCAGTTCCTGCTATACTGGATCGTGTTCGAGATGGAGTACTGAAAAAG GTTGAGGATACTGGGGGTCTAGCGAAGACTCTTTTTACATTTGCATATACACGTCGACTGGCAGCTGTAGAAGGAAGCTGGTTTGGGGCTTGGGGACTGGAAAAAATGCTGTGGGATTTAATCATCTTTAAGAAAATACGCTCTGTACTTGGAGGAGATATTAGATTTATGCTCTGTGGTGGAGCTCCTTTATCTGCGGATTCACAACGCTTCATCAATATCTGCATGGG GGCTCCTATTGGCCAAGGATATGGCTTAACAGAAACTTTTGCTGGAGCTGCTTTTTCTGAGGCAGATGACACAGCAGTGGGCCGTGTAGGGCCACCCCTTCCTTGTTGCTACATTAAg CTTGTTTCTTGGGAAGAAGGTGGCTATAAGACATCTGACAAACCAATGCCCAGAGGAGAGATTGTTGTTGGGGGACACAGTGTAACTGCTGGATACTTTAAGAATGAGGAAAAGACTAATGAGGTGTACGAG GTGGATGAGAGGGGCATCCGCTGGTTTTATTCTGGTGACATTGGAAGGTTTCATCCTGATGGATGCTTAGAAATAATTGATAGAAAGAAGGACATTGTTAAGCTTCAACATGGAGAATACATCTCTCTAGGAAAG GTTGAATCTGCGCTAATGTCAAGTAATTATGTGGAAAGTATCATGTTACATGCAGATCCTTTCCATAGCTACTGTGTAGCAATTGTTGTACCTGCACGAAAATCCCTTGAGGACTGGGCCCAAAATGCTGGCATCAAGTATGAGGATTTCTCTGAGCTGTGTGTAAAAGCTGAAGCAGTTAAAGAGGTTCAGCAATCCCTTGCCAAG GTTGCAAAAGCTGCAAAACTAGACAAGTTTGAACTCCCTGCAAAAATCAAATTGATGCCAGATCCATGGACACCCGAGTCTGGATTGGTTACTGCTGCCCTAAAGATAAAGAGGGAACAGCTGAAAGCCAAGTTCAAAGATGAGCTAAAGAATTTATATGCATGA